Proteins encoded by one window of Massilia sp. NR 4-1:
- a CDS encoding MarR family winged helix-turn-helix transcriptional regulator, translating into MAKKTPPTLAQHLCYKLYSTSLKMTQLYKPLLSALNLTYPQYLVMVVLWEEEGLGIKDVAQRLQQDSGSVTPLVKRLEAEGYLLRARDPRDERNRVLTLTEAGRALRAQGVDVAQAIVDGCGISLDEALALMSGLDQLSANLDARGKA; encoded by the coding sequence ATGGCGAAGAAAACCCCACCTACCCTGGCCCAGCACCTGTGCTACAAGCTGTATTCGACGTCGCTGAAGATGACGCAGCTCTACAAGCCCCTGCTGAGCGCGCTGAACCTGACCTATCCCCAGTATCTGGTGATGGTGGTGCTGTGGGAAGAAGAAGGCCTGGGCATCAAGGATGTGGCCCAGCGCCTGCAGCAGGATTCCGGCTCGGTCACGCCGCTGGTCAAGCGCCTGGAAGCGGAGGGCTATCTGTTGCGCGCACGCGACCCGCGCGACGAGCGCAACCGCGTTCTGACCCTGACCGAGGCCGGCCGCGCCCTGCGCGCCCAAGGCGTGGACGTGGCGCAAGCCATCGTCGACGGCTGCGGCATCAGCCTGGATGAAGCGCTGGCCCTGATGAGCGGCCTGGACCAGCTGAGCGCCAATCTCGACGCACGCGGCAAAGCCTGA
- the fnr gene encoding fumarate/nitrate reduction transcriptional regulator Fnr: MTVENLRAKCATCSMHQLCLPMGLDMGDMDKLDQIIGRRRKVARGGTLFRIGDPFTNLYAIRLGHFKTYQINANGSEQVTGFQMAGELLGMDAISADRHHCSAEALEDSEVCEIPFSSLEQLLRDMPTLLRHFHRMMSQEITREQSVMLLLGNMQATQRFAAFLVNLASRYEARGYSATAFQLRMSREEIGNYLGLTIESISRLLAKFKKEGLIRVSNREIEVLDPVKLKAITAGTDVCH; encoded by the coding sequence ATGACCGTCGAAAACCTGCGGGCCAAGTGCGCTACCTGCAGCATGCACCAGCTATGTCTGCCGATGGGCCTGGACATGGGTGATATGGACAAACTGGACCAGATCATCGGCCGCCGCCGCAAGGTGGCGCGCGGCGGCACCCTGTTCCGCATCGGCGATCCCTTCACCAACCTGTATGCGATCCGTCTGGGCCATTTCAAGACCTACCAGATCAATGCCAACGGTTCGGAGCAGGTGACCGGCTTCCAGATGGCGGGCGAGCTGCTGGGCATGGACGCCATCAGCGCCGACCGCCACCACTGCAGCGCCGAGGCGCTGGAAGACAGCGAAGTCTGCGAGATCCCGTTCTCCAGCCTGGAACAGCTGCTGCGCGATATGCCGACCCTGCTGCGCCACTTCCACCGCATGATGAGTCAGGAAATCACGCGCGAGCAGAGCGTGATGCTCCTGCTCGGCAATATGCAGGCGACCCAGCGCTTTGCCGCCTTCCTGGTCAACCTGGCCTCGCGCTACGAGGCGCGCGGCTATTCCGCGACCGCCTTCCAGCTGCGCATGTCGCGCGAGGAAATCGGCAACTACCTGGGCCTGACCATCGAGAGCATCAGCCGCCTGCTGGCCAAGTTCAAGAAGGAAGGCCTGATCCGCGTCAGCAACCGCGAGATCGAAGTGCTCGATCCGGTCAAACTGAAGGCGATCACCGCCGGCACCGACGTCTGTCACTGA
- a CDS encoding FixH family protein, with product MSNAMSLNTPQGANLPWYRHRWPWLLMLGPFIVIMGGLYLGYLAFSQPDALVVGDYYKKGKAINQDLRRDQAATALGAAVGLRYDAARGVLTGKLELPAGRQERSVQIHLAHATQPGKDVVLTVAPDADGVFGTPLALLERSRWQVLVEGEKRDWRLEGVWQWPAQHEIEIRADAPAPAR from the coding sequence CGCCACCGCTGGCCATGGCTGCTGATGCTCGGCCCCTTCATCGTCATCATGGGTGGCCTGTACCTGGGCTACCTGGCCTTCTCCCAGCCCGATGCGCTGGTGGTGGGCGACTACTACAAGAAGGGCAAGGCCATCAACCAGGACTTGCGGCGCGACCAGGCCGCGACGGCGCTGGGCGCGGCGGTCGGCCTGCGTTATGACGCGGCGCGCGGCGTCCTGACCGGCAAGCTGGAACTGCCGGCCGGCCGCCAGGAACGCAGCGTGCAGATCCATCTGGCGCACGCCACCCAGCCGGGAAAAGACGTGGTGCTGACGGTGGCGCCGGATGCCGACGGCGTGTTCGGCACGCCCCTGGCCCTGCTGGAACGCAGCCGTTGGCAAGTGCTGGTGGAAGGCGAGAAGCGCGACTGGCGCCTGGAAGGCGTGTGGCAATGGCCGGCGCAGCACGAGATCGAGATCCGCGCCGACGCCCCAGCGCCGGCCAGATAA